From a region of the Penaeus vannamei isolate JL-2024 chromosome 32, ASM4276789v1, whole genome shotgun sequence genome:
- the Trs33 gene encoding trafficking protein particle complex subunit 6B isoform X2: MVYPVHPDYTTIVSVYIAYYVKDEAVSKLEHMGFATGYRLVERLTRESGRYKDELDIMKYICKDLWVTVYKKQIDNLRTNHQGVYVLHDNRFRFLSHMATGKQYLQYAPRYLAFTCGLVRGCLANLGVTCVVTAEVTQLPACKFQIQVQRG, from the exons atggtataccctgttcatcctgattatactacaattgtCTCAGTATACATTGCttactatgtcaag GATGAAGCAGTATCAAAGCTTGAGCACATGGGTTTTGCCACTGGATATCGATTAGTAGAAAG GTTGACACGAGAATCTGGCCGCTACAAAGATGAACTAGACATAATGAAATATATCTGCAAAGATTTATGGGTAACTGTATACAAGAAACAAATTGACAACTTGAGAACCAATCATCAGGGAGTTTATGTCCTTCATGACAACCGATTCCGTTTTCTCTCACACATGGCTACAGGAAAGCAGTATCTTCAATATGCCCCCAGG TATCTTGCCTTCACATGTGGACTTGTGCGTGGATGCCTTGCCAACCTGGGGGTCACCTGTGTGGTAACAGCAGAAGTGACACAGCTCCCTGCCTGCAAGTTCCAAATTCAAGTTCAGCGGGGATGA
- the Trs33 gene encoding trafficking protein particle complex subunit 6b isoform X1, protein MAEEAMFDFIHMEAVSYVFQGGEKLAEDEAVSKLEHMGFATGYRLVERLTRESGRYKDELDIMKYICKDLWVTVYKKQIDNLRTNHQGVYVLHDNRFRFLSHMATGKQYLQYAPRYLAFTCGLVRGCLANLGVTCVVTAEVTQLPACKFQIQVQRG, encoded by the exons ATGGCAGAGGAGGCAATGTTCGACTTCATTCACATGGAAGCAGTTTCCTACGTTTTTCAGGGAGGCGAAAAGCTAGCCGAA GATGAAGCAGTATCAAAGCTTGAGCACATGGGTTTTGCCACTGGATATCGATTAGTAGAAAG GTTGACACGAGAATCTGGCCGCTACAAAGATGAACTAGACATAATGAAATATATCTGCAAAGATTTATGGGTAACTGTATACAAGAAACAAATTGACAACTTGAGAACCAATCATCAGGGAGTTTATGTCCTTCATGACAACCGATTCCGTTTTCTCTCACACATGGCTACAGGAAAGCAGTATCTTCAATATGCCCCCAGG TATCTTGCCTTCACATGTGGACTTGTGCGTGGATGCCTTGCCAACCTGGGGGTCACCTGTGTGGTAACAGCAGAAGTGACACAGCTCCCTGCCTGCAAGTTCCAAATTCAAGTTCAGCGGGGATGA